The following are from one region of the Candidatus Aminicenantes bacterium genome:
- the hprK gene encoding HPr(Ser) kinase/phosphatase codes for MIKKTGIEIKEIAIHKDLDIRQSHNDRWLDNLTRHPRPQRPGLALAGYHRYLNKLRIQIFGKTEVGFIQQLDAPEQEKRLRQFFAARIPGLIVSEGQTCSKELVDAAKRYHTPVMVSGLKTSVLVSRLSSFLYRHFSQKIRINGVLLDVKGVGTLLTGDSGIGKSESALELVNKGHQLVSDDLIEFYLDPYDQPVGRSIEKIKQWIEVRGLGIINIVDIFGIGALLQEKKLDLVIRLEKWSHRKKYDRLGEGRLTFNILGKEMPMFVIPVAPGRNVSTLVEVAVKYFMSRKNGSKSFIEYLDEKQDEQQNL; via the coding sequence ATGATTAAAAAAACCGGGATTGAGATCAAGGAAATCGCCATTCACAAGGATCTGGACATTCGCCAGAGCCACAACGACCGCTGGCTGGACAACCTGACACGTCATCCCCGCCCCCAGCGGCCGGGCCTGGCCCTGGCCGGATACCACCGCTACTTAAACAAATTGCGCATCCAGATATTCGGCAAAACCGAAGTCGGCTTCATCCAGCAACTGGATGCGCCTGAACAGGAAAAACGCCTGCGGCAATTTTTCGCCGCCCGCATTCCCGGCCTGATCGTCTCTGAAGGTCAGACCTGCTCAAAGGAACTGGTGGATGCAGCCAAACGCTACCATACACCGGTAATGGTTTCGGGTTTGAAAACCTCGGTATTGGTTTCAAGGCTTTCTTCTTTCCTGTACCGCCATTTCTCCCAGAAAATACGCATTAACGGTGTTCTTCTGGATGTCAAAGGCGTGGGCACGCTGCTGACGGGTGATTCCGGCATCGGCAAGAGTGAATCCGCACTCGAGTTGGTTAACAAGGGCCATCAACTGGTGTCCGATGACCTGATCGAATTCTATCTGGATCCCTATGACCAGCCGGTGGGAAGATCCATTGAAAAAATCAAGCAATGGATCGAAGTCCGGGGCCTGGGAATTATCAACATCGTCGATATTTTCGGCATCGGCGCCTTACTGCAGGAAAAAAAACTGGACCTGGTCATTCGACTCGAAAAGTGGAGTCATCGCAAAAAATACGACCGCCTGGGAGAGGGCCGCCTGACTTTCAACATCCTGGGCAAAGAAATGCCCATGTTCGTGATTCCGGTGGCCCCGGGACGCAACGTATCCACCCTCGTTGAAGTTGCGGTCAAATACTTCATGTCCCGCAAAAACGGCAGCAAGTCGTTTATTGAATACCTGGACGAGAAACAAGATGAGCAACAAAACCTGTAA
- a CDS encoding PTS sugar transporter subunit IIA: protein MKLTSILKPDCIKVDCRADSREALLTEMVSELAGMGLVAEDQRVIRKLLERESMGSTAIGNHAAVPHTKVHGLPAPIVFIAISRKGIHYSEADKERVHLAVLILSPTESPIVHLQILAAAASLIKHSRNLIRDILNADTREAVVQIIRRNENQND from the coding sequence GTGAAACTGACCAGCATTCTAAAACCCGATTGTATCAAGGTCGATTGTCGCGCCGACAGCCGGGAAGCGTTACTGACGGAGATGGTTTCTGAACTGGCAGGTATGGGACTGGTGGCTGAAGACCAGCGTGTGATCCGCAAACTGCTGGAACGTGAAAGCATGGGTTCCACAGCGATCGGCAATCACGCCGCGGTTCCCCATACCAAAGTACACGGCTTGCCGGCCCCCATCGTCTTTATCGCCATATCCCGCAAAGGCATTCATTACAGTGAAGCAGACAAAGAGCGGGTCCACCTCGCCGTTCTTATCCTCTCACCCACCGAGTCGCCGATTGTCCACCTCCAGATCCTGGCAGCCGCCGCGTCACTGATCAAGCACTCCAGGAACCTGATCCGCGACATCCTGAACGCCGACACCCGCGAGGCGGTCGTGCAGATTATCCGCCGCAACGAAAACCAAAATGATTAA
- the rpoN gene encoding RNA polymerase sigma-54 factor, protein MSTRLHLKQTTSLVLNPVVHTFLELLPLNRLEFMDRIQNEVDSNPMLEVEDPFSKDAETSARDDETNLLEQKLNKADDSFVSHYEENGFLKPDPDRIDKNRAIELFSAEKEDLADHLMGQARTEFSLEELRIARHIIFNLNSDGYLDLLIESAASALNTTPEAIEEIRRRITGFDPQGSAARSLSECLLAQVPENPDNTKLRRLIHSHLDDLARSRYEEIMKQLEVDRKELNRLIERLRRLNPRPASRFEHDDIEYAEVDLLLIKDEHGYQVRYIEEGMPRLLISSYYQEMLEKPLDRKTRSYLKDRQRNATLFIDGLELRKKMIVRIAEFLVTQQKDFLDFGPKWKKPLTMKEVAQALNYNESTISRAVKNKFMASDRGLISLRSFFSYGIKGEFGFKHSVETVREKIQRIIESEPHAHPLSDQLIAEQLNRLGIHISRRTVRNYREELNLSNSSKRREEYKLKGE, encoded by the coding sequence ATGAGTACGCGACTTCATCTAAAACAGACCACCAGCCTTGTCCTCAACCCCGTGGTCCACACTTTTCTGGAACTCCTCCCCCTGAATCGACTCGAATTCATGGATCGCATCCAGAATGAAGTGGATTCGAATCCCATGCTGGAAGTTGAGGATCCTTTCTCCAAAGACGCCGAGACTTCCGCAAGAGACGACGAAACCAACCTCCTGGAGCAGAAATTAAATAAAGCCGACGATTCTTTTGTCTCTCATTACGAGGAAAACGGGTTCCTTAAACCGGACCCGGACCGCATTGATAAAAACCGCGCCATCGAGCTTTTCAGCGCTGAGAAAGAAGACCTTGCCGATCACCTCATGGGGCAGGCCAGAACCGAATTTTCATTGGAAGAATTGCGCATCGCCCGTCACATCATCTTTAACCTGAACAGTGACGGCTATCTCGACTTGCTGATCGAATCCGCCGCAAGTGCGCTAAACACCACACCTGAAGCCATTGAAGAGATCCGCCGCCGCATTACCGGCTTTGACCCCCAGGGATCGGCTGCCAGGTCGCTGAGTGAATGCCTGCTGGCCCAGGTTCCGGAAAACCCGGACAACACGAAACTGCGTCGGTTGATCCACTCTCACCTGGACGACCTTGCCCGTTCTAGGTATGAAGAGATCATGAAACAACTCGAGGTGGACCGAAAAGAATTGAACCGCTTGATTGAACGCCTGCGCCGGCTGAATCCCCGGCCGGCTTCCCGCTTTGAACATGATGACATTGAATACGCCGAAGTGGACCTCTTGTTGATCAAAGACGAACACGGATACCAGGTTCGCTATATCGAAGAGGGTATGCCCCGGCTACTCATCTCTTCCTATTACCAGGAAATGCTGGAAAAACCACTGGACCGGAAAACCCGTTCCTATTTAAAGGACCGTCAACGCAATGCCACTCTGTTTATCGACGGCCTGGAACTGCGCAAAAAAATGATTGTGCGCATCGCCGAATTCCTGGTGACACAGCAGAAAGATTTTCTGGATTTCGGCCCCAAATGGAAAAAACCACTGACCATGAAGGAAGTGGCCCAAGCGCTCAATTACAATGAATCCACCATTTCCCGGGCGGTAAAAAACAAGTTCATGGCCTCGGATCGCGGCCTGATTTCCCTGCGCAGTTTTTTTTCTTATGGAATCAAAGGCGAATTCGGTTTTAAACACTCGGTTGAAACGGTCCGGGAAAAGATTCAGCGCATCATCGAATCCGAACCCCATGCCCATCCGCTATCCGACCAATTGATTGCAGAACAGTTGAACCGCCTGGGCATCCATATTTCGCGCAGAACCGTTCGCAATTACCGCGAGGAGTTGAATTTGTCGAACTCCTCAAAGCGGCGTGAAGAATACAAGTTAAAAGGAGAATAA
- the lptB gene encoding LPS export ABC transporter ATP-binding protein has product MKTLEGIRISKSFKGRQVVNQVDLVVSAGEVIGLLGPNGAGKTTTFRLMLGMLTPETGSIHLNGKDITRHPVYARARLGIAFLPQEPSVFRNMTVRDNLLAVMEMHRHLNKTAVDNALKEMKLTRLEHRRAALLSGGERRKLEIARALILTPDFLLLDEPFAGIDPLQITELQRMILELRERGIGIIITDHNVREILKITDRSYIINRGNVIFHGDSSALIRDERVKSEYLGRDFRWN; this is encoded by the coding sequence ATGAAGACATTGGAAGGGATACGCATAAGCAAATCGTTCAAGGGGAGACAGGTGGTTAACCAGGTCGATTTAGTGGTCAGCGCCGGGGAAGTCATCGGCCTCCTGGGTCCCAACGGCGCCGGGAAAACCACTACATTCCGGCTCATGCTGGGTATGCTGACTCCCGAAACCGGCTCAATCCACTTGAACGGTAAAGATATTACGAGACATCCCGTCTATGCCCGCGCCCGCCTGGGAATCGCCTTTCTGCCCCAGGAGCCGTCGGTATTTCGCAACATGACGGTACGGGACAACCTGTTGGCCGTAATGGAAATGCACCGCCATCTAAACAAAACCGCGGTCGACAATGCCCTGAAAGAAATGAAATTGACCCGGCTTGAACATCGACGTGCCGCCCTGCTCTCCGGCGGAGAGCGCCGCAAACTGGAAATCGCCCGTGCCCTGATCCTTACACCGGATTTTCTCTTGCTGGACGAACCGTTTGCCGGCATCGACCCCCTGCAGATCACGGAACTGCAACGCATGATCCTGGAATTGCGCGAACGGGGCATTGGAATCATCATCACCGACCACAATGTTCGCGAGATCCTGAAAATCACGGACCGTTCGTATATCATTAACCGCGGCAACGTGATTTTTCACGGAGATTCTTCCGCCCTGATCCGCGATGAGCGGGTAAAATCGGAATACCTGGGGCGTGACTTCCGGTGGAATTGA
- a CDS encoding O-antigen ligase family protein, which yields MIQSDACRRLPPMMSFRPLINISAEPAWWTLLLAMFLIPFSMAACSLLFSLLLAVWIVSLLRGESLAPVPAYAFWLSAFAAITLISTMFSRAPLTSLADNRELLVFLLIPIFQKILNSPRRLRICLGTVLISAAFSALLGIIMAARSGINLDHRLRGLTSHWMTWSGLLMMVFVFFFVWIMPPKEPLLRRRGLITAALLLVLTALLLSLTRSMWVGTAVSLALYIVIRRPRILLAMAPLMVITWILLPQSLSNRIRSVADPSDSTNRDRIHMVYTGWRVFLDNPFTGSGPDTIKQVYPHYRHPDATQDNPHLHNNFLHILAERGLPAALVLMMFFISLLLSLLQRRRQGNPLQRRAATAVFFVVIAFLVAGMFEYNWGDTEIQFLFMFMISLPFVPGLNRANTPCRTETEVS from the coding sequence ATGATACAATCCGATGCATGCAGGAGATTACCCCCCATGATGTCCTTCAGGCCGCTTATCAATATATCAGCTGAACCCGCGTGGTGGACCCTGCTGCTGGCCATGTTCCTGATTCCTTTCTCCATGGCCGCCTGTTCCCTCCTGTTCAGCCTGCTGCTGGCCGTATGGATCGTCTCTCTTCTGCGGGGAGAATCTCTTGCTCCCGTTCCCGCCTACGCCTTCTGGCTGTCGGCGTTTGCGGCTATCACCCTGATCTCCACCATGTTTTCCCGCGCTCCCTTAACCAGCCTGGCGGACAACCGTGAACTGCTGGTTTTTTTGTTGATCCCTATTTTCCAGAAAATCCTCAATTCCCCCCGGCGCTTGCGCATCTGCTTGGGGACAGTGCTCATTTCGGCCGCTTTTTCCGCTTTGCTGGGCATTATCATGGCGGCGCGCAGCGGCATCAACCTTGATCACCGGTTGCGCGGCCTCACATCGCACTGGATGACCTGGTCAGGACTGTTGATGATGGTTTTCGTGTTTTTCTTTGTATGGATAATGCCACCGAAAGAACCGTTGTTGCGCCGCCGCGGTCTGATCACGGCCGCATTGCTCTTGGTGCTGACGGCGCTCCTGTTGTCCCTGACCCGTTCCATGTGGGTGGGCACAGCCGTTTCACTCGCTCTCTACATTGTAATCAGACGCCCCAGGATCCTGCTGGCAATGGCCCCCCTGATGGTGATCACCTGGATCCTGCTTCCTCAATCCTTATCCAACCGCATCCGCTCCGTGGCCGACCCGTCTGACTCCACGAACCGAGATCGCATCCACATGGTGTATACGGGTTGGCGAGTCTTTCTGGATAACCCGTTCACGGGTTCCGGGCCTGATACCATCAAGCAAGTGTACCCCCATTACCGCCATCCCGACGCCACGCAGGATAACCCGCATCTGCATAACAACTTCCTGCACATACTGGCGGAACGCGGACTGCCGGCCGCCCTTGTGTTAATGATGTTTTTCATTTCCCTGCTGCTTTCCCTGCTGCAACGAAGGCGACAGGGAAACCCCCTTCAACGCCGCGCCGCGACAGCCGTTTTTTTCGTGGTGATCGCTTTTCTGGTTGCGGGCATGTTTGAATACAATTGGGGGGATACGGAAATCCAGTTTCTTTTCATGTTCATGATCTCCCTGCCTTTCGTGCCCGGACTGAATCGCGCAAACACCCCCTGCCGCACCGAAACGGAAGTTTCCTGA
- a CDS encoding glycosyltransferase family 9 protein codes for MNHTRPAGALASSPLSLEDIGDCILFARPRLLGDIVFTLPALELFARHFPRVKVAYLTEPPFVDLVRIFPHVHEVLVMDRRPGPVSLAAFRRRIRHLGCRVAVDFHSGPHSALLTRISGVPHRIGYRSRNRNWAYTRLTARHPHRAPRHSVANQVRLLEHLGIPHRPIPAYPRIPMKKQSGRNRIAFDPHRVVVHVGAGNRFRIWNESHFHALVKGLVDKGLHVALTGHSPAERTTAAGLAARYPLDDLTGKLSMPSTIYLVAASGLYIGADSGPLHLASLTETPLVALYGPSLPAVSGPWRNRNVTILQTQLPCRPCSQRRCRYDTIRCMQEITPHDVLQAAYQYIS; via the coding sequence GTGAACCATACCCGTCCGGCTGGTGCTTTGGCTTCCAGTCCGCTTTCTCTAGAAGATATTGGTGATTGCATTCTGTTTGCACGCCCCCGGCTGTTGGGAGATATCGTCTTTACCCTGCCGGCCTTGGAGTTGTTCGCCCGCCATTTCCCCCGGGTTAAAGTAGCCTACCTTACGGAACCCCCATTTGTGGACCTCGTGCGCATCTTTCCCCATGTCCACGAAGTCCTGGTTATGGATCGTCGCCCCGGTCCGGTTTCGCTGGCGGCGTTCCGTCGCCGCATTCGTCACCTGGGCTGCAGAGTGGCCGTTGATTTTCACTCAGGTCCCCACAGCGCACTGCTTACCCGAATCAGCGGAGTTCCGCACCGCATCGGCTATCGCTCCCGCAACCGCAACTGGGCGTATACGCGATTGACCGCCCGCCACCCACACAGAGCACCGCGTCACTCCGTGGCCAACCAGGTCCGCCTGCTGGAACACCTCGGCATTCCCCATCGCCCCATACCCGCTTACCCCCGCATCCCCATGAAAAAACAGTCCGGCCGCAATCGCATTGCTTTTGACCCCCACCGGGTCGTGGTCCATGTCGGAGCGGGAAACCGTTTCCGCATCTGGAACGAATCTCACTTTCACGCCCTGGTCAAAGGATTGGTTGACAAAGGACTGCATGTGGCGCTGACCGGGCATTCACCCGCTGAGAGAACCACCGCGGCCGGGTTGGCCGCTCGCTATCCCCTGGACGACTTGACCGGAAAACTTTCCATGCCCAGCACTATCTACCTGGTTGCCGCTTCCGGTCTGTACATTGGCGCCGATTCGGGACCGCTTCACCTGGCTTCACTGACTGAAACCCCCTTGGTGGCTTTGTACGGACCGAGCCTGCCCGCCGTCAGCGGTCCCTGGCGCAACCGAAATGTAACCATTCTTCAGACACAACTGCCGTGTCGACCCTGTTCGCAGCGTCGCTGCCGCTATGATACAATCCGATGCATGCAGGAGATTACCCCCCATGATGTCCTTCAGGCCGCTTATCAATATATCAGCTGA
- a CDS encoding Trm112 family protein, with the protein MPMNNHIVAEELLTILVCPICHKDLDEVPGPPPGLRCVTCRRIYPVRDGIPVMLPEEARIEDE; encoded by the coding sequence ATGCCGATGAACAACCACATCGTTGCAGAAGAACTGCTTACCATCCTGGTATGCCCGATATGTCACAAAGACCTGGATGAAGTCCCGGGCCCGCCGCCGGGATTGCGCTGTGTCACCTGCCGCCGGATCTATCCGGTCCGGGACGGCATCCCCGTCATGCTGCCTGAAGAGGCCCGAATCGAAGACGAGTGA
- a CDS encoding deoxyguanosinetriphosphate triphosphohydrolase, whose protein sequence is MIIREHLEERELSLHPRAARSSESSKQRHESKSPVRTEFQRDRDRILHSKAFRRLKRKTQVFISPEGDHYRTRLTHTLEVSQISRTIARALNINEDLTEAIALGHDLGHTPFGHAGEHVLDELSPDGFRHYQQSLRVVDLLEYHGKGLNLTDPVRDGILRHSKGKGPILTPADSDMPATLEGQVVRVSDIIAYVNHDLDDSLRAGMISREEIPGEIRFLLGHTFAKRIDTIVKDVIYRTLDVELDHIAVSPEILNALEQLRDFLFARVYWVKGTETEIDKIQHILSTIHHHLTNNPGPYIHPWPENDSEQRRMIDFIAGMTDNYALNLFNRIVTPRYRF, encoded by the coding sequence ATGATTATCCGTGAGCATCTCGAAGAACGGGAGTTGAGCCTCCACCCCCGGGCCGCGCGCAGCAGTGAATCCTCCAAGCAACGGCATGAAAGCAAATCTCCGGTCAGAACCGAATTTCAGCGCGACCGCGACCGCATCCTTCACTCCAAGGCCTTTCGCCGCCTGAAACGCAAGACCCAGGTCTTCATCAGCCCTGAGGGGGACCATTACCGTACCCGGCTGACCCATACCTTGGAAGTCAGCCAGATTTCCAGAACCATTGCGCGCGCCCTCAACATCAACGAAGACCTTACCGAAGCCATTGCCCTGGGCCATGACCTGGGACACACGCCATTCGGCCATGCGGGAGAACACGTCTTGGACGAGCTGTCCCCGGATGGTTTTCGCCATTATCAACAGAGCCTGCGGGTTGTGGACCTCCTTGAGTACCACGGTAAAGGACTTAACCTCACCGATCCCGTCCGCGACGGTATTCTGCGCCATTCAAAAGGCAAGGGCCCCATCCTGACTCCCGCAGACTCCGATATGCCTGCCACGCTCGAAGGTCAGGTGGTCCGGGTGTCCGACATTATCGCCTATGTCAACCATGATCTGGACGACTCACTGAGAGCGGGTATGATTTCCCGTGAAGAGATACCCGGAGAGATTCGGTTCCTGTTGGGCCATACATTCGCCAAACGCATTGACACCATCGTCAAGGACGTGATCTATCGGACACTGGATGTCGAGTTGGATCACATCGCCGTGAGCCCCGAGATTCTCAACGCGCTGGAACAACTGCGCGACTTCCTCTTTGCGCGTGTATATTGGGTGAAAGGCACGGAAACCGAGATAGATAAAATCCAGCATATTCTATCTACCATCCACCATCACCTCACCAATAACCCCGGCCCCTACATTCATCCCTGGCCGGAAAATGATTCCGAGCAACGCCGCATGATCGATTTTATCGCGGGCATGACCGACAACTATGCCTTGAACCTGTTTAACCGCATTGTCACCCCCCGCTACCGTTTCTGA
- a CDS encoding type III pantothenate kinase: MLLTVDIGNSAVGATVFRGKAPIHVLCFATPVPGAYRPWSSLSAMCQKFEIEAVMVSSVVPSLNRGLEEFLRKKGLFPRFLDHRTPLEITLAVDHPHEVGADRIADVVGALEFTSPPFLVIDSGTALTVDVVDAGFRYLGGVIAPGVEISIRCLAANAARLENIEFVVPVDPLGRNTADCIRAGVFYTHLGGLDYIVREFRNMVGKSATVIATGGAAELFNDRLHVIDRLIPDLIHHGLRRIHAGWMAVDRG, encoded by the coding sequence ATGCTGCTGACGGTAGACATCGGAAATTCAGCGGTGGGGGCAACCGTGTTTCGCGGAAAAGCCCCCATCCATGTGTTGTGCTTTGCCACCCCCGTCCCCGGTGCTTATCGTCCATGGTCATCGCTGTCCGCTATGTGTCAAAAGTTCGAGATCGAAGCGGTCATGGTTTCTTCGGTGGTACCTTCTCTGAACCGGGGATTGGAAGAGTTCCTGCGGAAGAAGGGATTGTTCCCGCGCTTCCTGGATCACCGCACACCCCTGGAAATTACGCTGGCTGTTGATCATCCCCACGAAGTGGGGGCGGACCGTATCGCCGATGTGGTCGGGGCCCTGGAGTTCACGTCTCCTCCGTTCCTGGTCATCGATTCGGGAACAGCCCTGACCGTGGATGTAGTGGATGCCGGTTTCCGCTACCTGGGCGGGGTGATTGCTCCCGGAGTGGAAATATCCATCCGGTGCCTGGCCGCCAATGCCGCCCGCCTGGAGAACATTGAATTTGTCGTGCCGGTCGACCCGCTTGGGCGCAATACCGCTGATTGCATTCGTGCGGGGGTATTCTACACCCACCTGGGAGGCCTCGATTACATTGTGCGGGAGTTTCGGAATATGGTGGGAAAAAGCGCGACCGTGATTGCAACCGGAGGCGCGGCTGAATTGTTCAATGATCGTCTGCATGTAATCGATCGCCTGATTCCGGACCTCATCCATCATGGTTTACGCCGGATTCACGCAGGCTGGATGGCCGTGGACCGGGGCTAG
- a CDS encoding TlyA family RNA methyltransferase produces MGLPGQFSVESLSYSRFHTPGGGIGVKSSGSRLDVALVERGLAPSREKARALIMAGEVLLNGQRCDKSHRQVHAADGIEVRARYPFASRGAYKLERALNEFDMDPRGKVVLDIGISNGGFTDLMLQKGARHVVGVDVNVDQVDWKLQKDERVTLLKRNARYLKESDIDPPPEIITMDLSFISVSKVVERMSVWPQAVILCLIKPQFEAERHRVHKGGVVRSRHERLEILSNVRSRLEVLNWWVTGVCAAGIKGRRGNQEYFFRLEYGKPLGVDATILANVVST; encoded by the coding sequence ATGGGTTTACCGGGCCAATTTTCTGTGGAATCGCTTTCATATTCCCGATTTCACACTCCTGGAGGAGGAATCGGGGTGAAATCCAGTGGGTCGCGCCTGGATGTGGCGCTGGTCGAACGCGGGTTGGCTCCGTCGCGTGAGAAGGCCCGGGCGCTCATCATGGCCGGGGAGGTTCTGCTCAACGGGCAACGTTGTGACAAATCCCATCGCCAAGTGCATGCCGCCGATGGCATCGAGGTCCGTGCCAGGTATCCATTCGCGTCGCGGGGTGCATACAAACTCGAGCGGGCGCTAAATGAATTCGATATGGATCCCCGGGGGAAAGTCGTCCTGGACATCGGAATTTCAAACGGGGGATTCACTGATCTCATGCTGCAAAAGGGTGCCCGACACGTTGTCGGGGTGGATGTGAATGTGGACCAGGTGGACTGGAAACTGCAAAAGGATGAACGGGTTACCCTGTTGAAACGCAACGCCCGTTACCTGAAAGAGAGTGACATCGATCCGCCTCCCGAAATCATTACCATGGACCTGTCTTTTATCTCTGTCAGCAAAGTGGTTGAACGCATGTCCGTGTGGCCCCAAGCGGTTATCCTTTGTTTGATCAAGCCGCAATTTGAAGCTGAACGACACCGGGTACACAAGGGTGGGGTGGTGCGGAGCCGCCACGAACGGTTAGAGATCCTTTCCAATGTGCGTTCAAGATTGGAGGTTCTCAATTGGTGGGTTACCGGGGTTTGTGCAGCCGGAATCAAGGGCAGGCGCGGTAACCAGGAGTATTTTTTCCGCCTTGAATATGGAAAACCTTTGGGCGTAGATGCTACAATACTGGCAAATGTCGTTTCCACCTGA
- a CDS encoding NAD(+)/NADH kinase yields MLQYWQMSFPPERVGIIAKPHPAALPFIQAAIRVCESRGVSVELGIEAARILGWKGGLERNHLAAECGLVVVIGGDGTFLSVAPAAIQHGVPIAGFNLGTIGFLTELSTDSIQVELEKLLSRKTRVSERKVLRVEMEDGHYLALNDVVTSKGNIARIIQLELKVNHSHIAHIRADGLIISTPTGSTAYSLSAGGPIVNPEVNALVITPICAHSLTLRPLVIPDGLRLTVTREENENEVFVTIDGQKVLPLKAGQAIHVSVDKRRLKMIESPDMNYFRLLAEKLNWGFNKCH; encoded by the coding sequence ATGCTACAATACTGGCAAATGTCGTTTCCACCTGAACGAGTTGGCATTATCGCCAAGCCCCATCCCGCGGCCTTACCCTTTATCCAGGCGGCAATCAGGGTTTGTGAATCTCGGGGTGTTTCCGTGGAATTGGGAATCGAGGCAGCCAGGATTCTGGGCTGGAAGGGAGGGCTCGAGCGCAATCACCTGGCGGCTGAATGTGGCCTGGTTGTTGTTATTGGTGGAGATGGAACCTTTTTGTCTGTTGCTCCTGCTGCCATTCAACATGGTGTCCCCATTGCCGGATTCAATCTGGGTACGATCGGCTTCCTTACGGAACTGAGCACGGATTCCATTCAGGTCGAGCTGGAAAAATTGCTTTCCAGGAAAACGCGTGTTTCCGAACGCAAGGTGTTGCGGGTGGAAATGGAAGACGGTCATTACCTGGCACTGAACGACGTGGTGACCTCAAAAGGCAATATCGCGCGCATTATTCAACTGGAATTAAAAGTGAATCACTCGCATATTGCCCATATCCGCGCAGACGGTTTGATTATTTCCACGCCTACGGGTTCTACCGCCTATTCCCTCTCCGCTGGAGGCCCGATAGTCAATCCTGAAGTAAACGCATTGGTGATCACCCCCATCTGCGCCCATTCACTCACCCTGCGCCCGCTGGTGATACCCGACGGGTTGCGTTTAACCGTCACCCGGGAAGAGAACGAGAACGAAGTTTTTGTCACCATAGACGGGCAGAAAGTGCTGCCCCTGAAAGCGGGGCAGGCCATTCACGTGAGTGTGGATAAAAGACGGCTGAAGATGATTGAGTCGCCTGATATGAATTATTTCCGGCTGCTGGCGGAAAAACTCAATTGGGGATTCAACAAATGTCATTAA
- a CDS encoding DUF4416 family protein — MSIPKPFPRVKPFCGMIFSERRLLDQALKCLESELSTLDCESDIMLFHYTDYYAAEMGSPLYRYFAAFSELRDPLFLPQCKHITMELEQRFSVKGKRRINLDPGYLSLSSMVIATAKNHCHRIPLSAGVYAQLEYVVRNGCLQPLEWTYPDFRSAEYMAFFNALRENLKQQLRRLAPIEAD; from the coding sequence ATGTCGATTCCAAAACCGTTTCCCAGGGTGAAACCTTTCTGTGGAATGATATTTTCTGAAAGGCGCTTGCTGGACCAGGCCCTGAAGTGCCTGGAATCGGAGTTGTCAACCCTGGATTGCGAATCCGATATTATGCTGTTTCACTATACCGACTACTACGCGGCGGAGATGGGATCGCCGCTCTACCGTTATTTTGCGGCCTTCTCCGAACTCAGGGACCCGCTATTCCTGCCGCAGTGCAAACACATCACCATGGAGTTGGAACAGCGGTTTTCTGTAAAAGGAAAGCGGCGGATCAATCTGGATCCGGGTTATCTTTCACTCTCCTCAATGGTGATTGCAACCGCGAAAAACCACTGTCATCGTATTCCTTTGAGCGCCGGGGTGTACGCCCAACTGGAGTACGTGGTTCGAAATGGCTGCCTGCAACCGCTGGAATGGACCTATCCGGATTTTCGTTCTGCTGAATACATGGCTTTTTTCAACGCCTTGCGCGAGAATCTGAAACAGCAGTTACGGCGACTGGCGCCTATTGAAGCGGATTGA